The DNA sequence TGTTAGATTTCATTGACTGGTCTGGTGTTCAATGCCTCAACCAAAGCTCAACTCACTCTTTGCCCAACGCTCTCAAGCAGGTAGTTTATTATTAACTAGTTCTCTGTCTCTAttaccaacttttttttttgttcgcgTGAATACTTGTATAAGATGATTTGAGTTAGAAACCGagttttgtataaataaataaaactattatagTTTTGACATTGTTTGATTTTTGctgctgtttttttttatgagcATGAGATTGATTTAGTTGTTGGTTTTGGTGTAGGGGTATAGAGAAGATGCAGGTTTGAACTTAGAGAGTGATGCTGATGAGCAACTCCTAATCTATATTCCTTTCAACCAAGTTATCAAACTACATTCCTTTGCTATCAAAGGCCCTGAAGACGATGGTAAAtgctttttaatattattgaatgtGATATAGGTTATTGTGATTTTAGTCCTGCCTTGTTGTTGTTAACTGTGTCGTTGAGATTAAACTTTTGACTTTTCAGGTCCTAAAACAGTAAAGTTTTTCTCAAACAAAGAGCACATGTGCTTCAGGTAATGTGAATGTTATCTTATCGTTATCAAACTCGATGATTTTCAAGTTTATTAACTTAAAACTCTTTAATACAGCAATGTCAATGATTTTCCTCCAAGTGACACCGCTGAACTAACTGAAGAAAACCTCAAGGTAATAAAGACATTTTTGAAATCTAACTTTATTCATATAGTGAATGATCTATCTGTTTTGATTGAGACCTTTCTGTTCAAATCCATTTGCAGGGAAAACCAGTGGTCCTTAAATATGTAAAGTTTCAGAACGTTCGTAGGTAAAggctttttttttatcatgttCTTTGTTTTATAATACTTACTCAGCAAAATCACAAGGTCGAAGTAACCTAACCTGTTTTATGTATATGTAATTCAAAGCTTGACGATCTTCATTGAAGACAACCAATCAGGTTCTGAGGTCACAAAGGTCCAGAAGATCGCTCTCTACGGTTCAACGTAAGTCtctcaaaaaaaacttttgtttaCTACCTGAAGAGACTGTTCAGCTTAGGCGCTTAGCTCTTTCTATACCTTTACTTACAGGGTGGAGACTACTGATATGAAGGGTTTGAAAAAGATTGAAGATCACTGAGCAAACCAAAAGGGGTTATAATGATAATATGATTGTTTTCACTTTGGTTTCTAGTCTTCTGTTACtggtttcttttcttcttcacttactttttcaagtttttaaaaaaaaatggaatggACTTAAAACTTTCCATTGTCTATTGTTACCAGTGCGAAACGAATTCTAAGCTGAATAAACATTATTTCcagttacatatattttcacgTTAAATAAATAGGTCAGAGACTTAACCTAGTGACTGCTCTTGGCATGTTAAGGAGGCGATGTACTAAGTGAAACTACAATCGATGAGTTGGGCATTACTATTTGAGATCATCTCCTCAATGTCTcaccaaatacaaaaaaattctttaatcaACGGCCCATGTAGGCACTAAGGGAGTGAAAAACGTCCACTGTTAAGGGGCCTTAACCTTAAGGCGATCAGGCCTGATCGAAGGCCATATTCATTATCCAATATTCATTCAGGCATTTTTTTCCATTCAGGCATTTTAGTAGGAACACTACACACGTCTGAATTTGTAATGTTATTGGACAGTGAAACACAAGACATGATTTTCAATGGCCCCAGCCAACACGAGGGTGCGTCTCTGTCTTTATAGAGTCCCATTTATTTCCTCGACCTCACATTTATAGAGGGGATGTATACAAGGGATAAATAAACAGTAGCGGTCTTTGCTGATTcgatttttcttattatattgtttatatacaaatattatattctgGTAATGTAGATCGAGATGAATTCGTTGTCAACTTGACATACAATTTATTAGGTCAGATTCTTCCATCGTAATCATACATGGGCATGATGATGTTTAGCAATAAATGATGTTGATTGTTGGACGATcattgatattatatttttataatttgcaAGTGAGacatttacttttttatttacgCTAATATTATTGTGCTCGTTCGTAAAATGTTGATTATTTCTACGGGTTCATGCATAGAATAGATGCTCTATAATCACATTGCTTTTAATTTGCTATGTCGTACAACGCTCCACTTAATATACCGTCGAGTTACTCATTTTTAAtacatcattatatatatattaatcccaactttatattatatatatactaatcaACGATCAAAGGAATGTTAATTAACCGCTATTTTCTTTTGAGTTTACACAATCCATAATTTGACAAACAAGACAGGCACATGTGAGAAGTATAGTACGAAAACGCTATGGCAGACAACACTTTcgtttattttacatttaagttttatatatttcaatcaTTTGTTATATCTAAATAggtaaaatttaatgaaaatatttatcaaacacTGTAAAATAACGAATCCTACAATCAATTGAAAACCTTTGGGAATGGCGGGTCCTACAAGAAGGACACCGAATCCATTGAATCAAAACACATGTTTGAAGCTGACAGCTTTCTATTTATATCCTATATGTGGGTCCCATATCGTCTTAGCTGTCATTTTGTtccattttaattaatttccgACAGAACACtcttttgttaatattattggttttattttcttctgTATTGTAGTTAGAGCTAATTGGGTCAAAAACATAGAAAAGTCAGTTAATTAGTAAAAtagatactccctccgtttcacaTTAAATGTTGTTCTGGAaaaaaattttcgtttcaaaataagtgtcgttttagaattttaatacaaaatatattaataagattctccagtctatttttctattggttgaaatgtggttagatgtatatgtaattgtgtttttatcttggaaatatataaaatcacatgttttattaatatgtgtacaTAAgtttagaacgacaaataaaacgaaacggaggaagtattaACGTAGATGAAATTCTATACAGCCTTAgtcctgaaaatttaaaactgTTTGATTAAAGTACTAAAACCCATGTTGACCAAAAGTACTAAAAACCAGAGAAATACAATTTCTAGTAGTGATAAAAAGCTAAAATTAACTCGTATTTAACGTTGAATACATAATAATTCTAttacttgttttttcttttgatggaTATATACGGGagtttagtttcaaaaaaaaaagatatatacgGGACAAGGAAAAACTGTGCCAACATGGCCTTTGCCGACTAGCTTGGCCGCAATTATTCTGAGAAAAATGACGCCACTCGTGACACCATCTTCTCCCGACAACTACCTTGAAGGTCCAACCAATCCCAGCATTTACGTGGCAGCATCACAACCGTTCAAAACATAATCATTAGCTTGATAATTtcgatatatattttataccaCACACGATCCAATATGTATCCCCTCGTAGTTTCAACACATTTCATAATCTTCTCTCTCCCTTCAAACGTTTTAGTTCCAAAAAGAACTAAAACCCTAGAAGCAGAACAATCTTTAGTCTCCAATTCGTTTTCTGGTTACCTAATATAGTACGTGTTGCTAATCCTTATTAAGTAAGATGATTAACTTTGAGGCAACGGAGCTGAGGTTAGGGCTGCCGGGTGAGAATCACGGAGGAGCCATGACTGTGAAGAATAATGGGAAAAGAGGATTTTCTGAGACTGTTGATCTCAAGTTGAACCTTTCATCGACGGCTGTGGATTCAGTTTCCGAAGTTGATTTAGAGAATATGAAGGAGAAGGTCTTAAAACCACCGGCCAAGTAAGAAACTAATTTTAatctatatttctatttatgttaatttactttatatatattggcGACTCTTTACTTATATGGGTTGAGATAATTAGATTATTTGTGGATAGACTCTGTAAAATTAGATGATACGATCCGGTCATGGTTTAGCTAGAGATGGAAACATAGGCTTTAACACACGCTGAATGAGTAAGCTAATTAGAGTAACATTATGCCAGAAAAAAAGCTCATATGGTTGTGATTTTTCATCTCTTTTCTTTAGTTTTGCTCCATGTTTTCAATAGCTTTGCGAaggtttatttatatttgatttgtaaATAACCTTCCCTAGCTAGGATGTGAGTGCATGTTTAGGTTTTTGGTCGGGAAgaattaagaaaaatacaaaacataagGAATCTTTACTTTATATACttgagaaaaagataaaaagttaAACTGATACTGACGACTAGATCCACCTAGCATCTAACACGTGTGAAGCAACTATATAAAACACATTGattaatataactgaaattAACAATTTACTAAAATTGTGGAATTTCAGGGCACAAGTTGTGGGATGGCCGCCGGTACGATCTTTCCGGAAGAACGTGATGTCATGCCAAAAGCCAACCACCGGAGATACCATCCAAGCAGAGGAAAAGACTTCCGGAAGCAGCGGAGTTACCTCCTCTGCCTCCGCTTGTGCTACCGCAGCTTACGTGAAGGTTAGCATGGACGGTGCACCGTACCTAagaaaaattgatttgaaaCTCTACAAAACTTACCAAGATCTCTCCGACGCCTTAAGCAAAATGTTCAGCTCTTTTACCATAGGtaaatactatttaaaacacAATCCACTATAAAATGTCTTCAATTCTTTATTTAATACTATATTGTAAACTTTCTTTACAGGCAATTATGGACCACAGGGAATGAAAGATTTTATGAATGAGAGTAAATTAATCGATCTTTTGAACGGATCAGATTACGTTCCAACTTATGAAGATAAAGATGGAGACTGGATGCTTGTAGGAGATGTACCATGGGAGTgagtattaattaatttatatttacataatttattaatttatgttgCAGCTATAGACAAATATTAATTACGTTTTGTTTGGGCTATTTTTAGGATGTTTGTTGATTCATGCAAACGCATAAGAATTATGAAGGGGTCAGAAGCAAAAGGACTTGGTTAGTATTCTTAATccaaaatttactatatataccATAAGATTATGtgcatttttgtttgttaatctAGTTTCTATTGATTGCAGCTCCAAGGGCTTTAGAAAAATGCAAGAACAGAAGCTGAGTGATTGCCCCAAAAAGGCAACAAAGACCGGTTAGATCCGGTTGGATATCTCAAACAGAGAAAAGCCAAACCGGCTCGAGTTACCGTTCCGAGCAGAGAGTTTGcgtataaaataatattttgatgaactacatttttaaatttaaccctTTTTTGTTATGTATCAtcttatataatacatatataaatatgtatattttattaggtTGCATCTATATATTTCCGTTTTTGGacaacttttgtttttgtgcATTATTGTATTGTCTATATGGTATATAAACCCTAAGACATCGAATGTGTTACATTTACGTGATACTAAGACATCATATACCCTAGTGtatttcattatttgtttttttttctgcaatATATGCTTTATTTCATTCTGgccatttttatttatctttctactgtatatgtttatttattttaataagttagATCGTTAAATGACATGAAAAAGTTGAtgatcgtaaaaaaaaaaagtttctccAATTTTTTCGTGTGTATAATTTTGGCTACTACAAGTTACAGTTAGTGTTTACATATCTTCGATCATCCACCCATACATTTTTATAGCAATCAATACAGTAAATTATACGTTGATcttaagatttatttttaattagttaatttcCAAATGAGTACTTAGTTTCTACATTCACCTAATTAATTTATAGTATCATTACAAATTCGTAGAGTAAACACTAACAAATAACCCATTTTCAGTCATATCAATGTTCTTGAATACTGTATTACATTTACTCTAATTTTTGGGTATGTTTTCGTTGAAACATTtatgaaaaaaacattaaatagaTCAAGGTAATGTGTGACAGTGGAACGGGCCAGAGCATGTGGACAATGTAGACTTGTTGGGGAACAATATTTGCAatgaattacaaaataaaattaacaatgtCTTTAATATATGCATGCTCCATTATTTGATGCTTTACGCTGTCATCCATAATCAATTGTCTCAAACAAACAATAGGTGATGACAACGATGATAGTATTTGTTTAAATCTATTCATGTCATTTCTTGATAAATTTGATCTTACTATTGATTAATACACCAAAAACATGCATTAACTTGTTTGTAAATTTATAACCTTAAACCAAATCCAAGCACAAACAAAACTTTGTTCCTGAAGTTTTTAGCacatttaagttaaaaaaatagaCAACTGCATAAGGAAGAGACCAAGTCACCAAGGTAAGAAGCAAAATCAAAACTTCACAGATACTAAATAGACACATCTCTTGAACATCTTATGATTTGTCTGTAATCTTGTCCTTGCCATGAAACTTCCTTCCGGCATCTACAGCTTCTCTGTACaacaaagagagagaaacacacacacataagtTATAAACTGATAAAAACCGGTTAAAAAGTCAAAACATCATATAAAGGGTTTTCAAACAAACCTGAAAGCATCAATGAGCTCTTTGCTTTCAGGGCTAAGCAACACTCCCTCGTAAAAAGCATTGGCTGCCTCATCAAACCGCTGCAAGATTCATTGATAAAACTCAGTGAAACTATACTCTCTCAACTTTCAAAAACTAAAGGCTTTTTAATTTACCTGTAGCAAACGAAGAGCCGCCCCTTCTCTGAAACAAGCTTTAGGCCAATCAGGTTTTAGTTCTCTGCATGCTTTGGCGTCAGACAAGGCATGCTCAGCTTGTCCTAATCGCAACCAGCAGATGCTTCGGTTTGAGAACAAAGTATGATCCGTAGGGTCAAAATCAATAGCCTTGGTTCCAAAGAAAACGCcacaaaatcacaaaaattgcacttaaaaaataaagaactcAGAAAAATAGTTTTAGTGTTGAATGAATACTTGTGTGTAGGCGTCAATGGCCATCTGGTAATCCTTTCTGTGGAAAGCGTCTTGTCCTCTCGCTTTAGCTTCTGCTGCTTTAGCCTTTGCTTCTGGAGAGACCTCAGGAAGGTTGTCTTTCTTGATCCCACTCTCTCCAGATTTGGCCTTCCTTGAGCTCTTGTCCTCTTGTTCTTTGTTTGATTCCGTGTGAGCGAGAACTCCATCTACTGACCAATCTGAAACAGATTCAGGTTTTGTTGTCAAGGGGAAGAGAGTCTCAACAATCTTCCTGTTCTCTCTTAAAGCTGCAACTTCTAATGGTCTGTTGCCTTCCTCGTCTTTCTGATTAGGATCAGCTCCGGCTTTAAGTAAACAGTTGATTAACTCGAGATCTCCAATATCAGCAGCAATGTGCAACGGAGTTGCACCACCAGCAAACACATTAGCCTTGGCACCTGCCTGTAATTAACAATATGAGATGTATAACAACCGAAACTAGACAACACTACGAGTTAGGAACATCTCTCAAACCTTGACCAAGAGCTCTAAGCAAGCCACAGAACCAGCTGCAACTGCAGATAACAGTGGTGTGACATTATCTTCAGTCTCAGCGTTAGGCTGCAAAGtcattaaaaccaaacaaacttTAAGGTTTCATTGACCAATACGGTTTAGATGGAAACTAAAactaaagatatacacataagTTTACATTAGCATTGTGTTGTAACAAGACTTGTACTGCATCTTTCTGGTCATGGCCAGCAGCCCATATCAACGGCGTGCCAGACTCGCTTTGAGAATCAACAGGAACACCTCTAGAAAGCAGTTCCTTCAGCAACTCGATTTCACCTAATGATAAGCAAAACACACAACACTTCATGGCCTGAGAAAGTGAAAGGAAATTAAAACAAAGGAGTAATCAACAAACCAAACCTGTCCCAGCTGCATGATGCAATGCAGTAGCGCCTAGCTCACTAGCGATATTAGGATCCGCTCCGTGGTCTAAAAGATACTTAGCCGTATCAATCTGTCCTTGCCTCGCAGCATGAACAAGTGGAGTATCCCCTGCCAACAtcatcacaatctcatcacacAATCTCACAGATAAACTTTCAAAGCAGTGACAAAACAGAGAAGGAAACAACGAACCAGCTTCATCTTTTGTGTCGGCGTCGAGTTTCAGCTCTTCAAGGAGATATCTGCATATCTCAGTTTGGCCTTCCCTCGCGGCGAAGTGAAGCGCACCACGTTTGTTAGCGTCTTTGACACTCTCCACAGTTTTCTTCAAGCCTTTTCCTTCATCAAGCTGCTTAGCAACATCTGCTTGGAGAAGTTACATCAGAGCCCAAACAGATGAAACATAAGATAAGGGAGTTAATGTGATTAACGAACTCACTCTTAAGGAACTCAAGGTTTCCAGTAATAGCTGCGTTCAGGAACTGCTGAACTTTCTCCCTCGCTGAAGTAACaaatcaaagaacaaaaattTAGAGACTTAAAAGACTTATACACTCTTCAATACCAGAACAGAGCCAGTTTAAAAAAGTGAACTTTATTCATCAGATCAATTGAACTAAAGACAAGTATCAAAACCAATCTCTATGCATTCAAAGTTAAGAGATTGATACATCTTTCTAACATAtagaagaaggaagagagagagagcagaccTGCAAGAGCAGTAGAAGCATCAGGAGCCATGTTAGACAACTAAGCTTACTTTTCGGATGGAATAACGAAACTTTGAAGTGGGTTTGTTGTGTCGGAGTTAGTTCTGTTCGTTCGGCGAAACAAGAGTTCGTGTCTGATTATCAGGAGGAATCTGAAGAAGCTCGTAGGCTTTCTAGGTTTTTAAGAAGATTCCagaggtgatttttttttatttttttactttcaataaattttgaattttacacCCTCGCACtatattaattattacaaaacataCTCCCATTACATTAGTTGTACTAAATACCCCCTGACTGCTTGTTTTGTACTAAATACACCAATCTCTTCTCTGAACGTTCAACGCTAGATGCATAACTGGCTCCAAATTTTTTACTCCGAGTGAAAGCAACGTTAAAATTGTATATCCCACTTGGCATGAGTTACAAGAGCACTTGGAACTCGGTTTCTGTGGCAGTACCAACAAGCATCAACAGTCTGGCTTCAGccgttttcttttcttatatagATGTATAGCAATATATTATATACGGTTGATAGCTTCTTTATATTgcaaatgaaaatatattaaatgaggCTTCCATGGCTGAAAGATGAGATCTGAATCAATGTGGAAACATATAGTCATATACACAGACACAGacacattattttatttataacacAAAGCTTAAAAAGCAATAACTTGCTTACTTACTTTTGATCATAATCATAAGCATTTCATATGCATAGTATAAGGAACTTGCTTACTTTTGATCAAATCATAAGCATTCCATAGACTACTAGAGATCTTACTTGCATGGGACATTGGGccttgaacaaaaaaaaagtgatgagAAGATTACTTTTATCAACGGGTTAATATCCTTGACAACACAAAAACTATTTCCCCTCttcaaaatgtaaataaaattaaaaaaaaaacagccaGGTCCACACATAATTAACTACTATTTGTCCGAGATCTTCAAATGAAAAGCAACACAAGAGGATTAACTTACAATGACAGAAACATAGGACTGTCTACATGATCAAAATATACTTCAAGATAATTATAGGGATCTCCAATACCTTCAACCACAACTTTCTTGGCATTGTTTTCTTTAGGATTGTAACTAATGAAATAGTAGTTAACGCAACTGGGCGTTGAAAACATAAGTTCACCGGTACTAAGTGTACCCCTGAACCTGAAATATCCAATATTAGTTCCAGCTAAATCTCTCCAAGAAGGAACAACGATTGAAACTTTGAACCATTCTTGCTTGCTGGCATCTTCAAGAACCCACAGGTCAAGTGCACCGTCATTATTAATTCCACCCGCTATAGCTAACTTTCCAGTGTAGTTCACTATGCAAGGGTTATCCACAGGTAACTTAATGACGTTAAACTCTTCAGATATCAGATCGAAGCTTATCAAGGCTCCTTCATTTTGTATCCAAGCATAATAGTACAGTATCCCATTTATGCATAGCCCTTTAGTAGGTAAATTAGTACGAGTAGGAGGAAGATGTGGATGCTTACATTCAACCATTCTCCATTTTCGTTGACCTACTCCTAGAGTGTACACTTGATGCTCTTCAGATACAACTCGTGATCCTCGTTCTTGATGAACTCGTAGTACAGTCATGCACAACACTTTGTATACATCATTCACTGGATCATACCCTAAGAAAGATAATACACCTCTTCTATTAGTTTTGACTCTAGGTAACGTGAAGAGCTGGCCCGTGCTAGGGTTAGCAACCAGGACTTTCAAATCCATTGGACGGCAGATCAAGCCGCGGATGGGTGGTGAATAAGCAAACACATGATTATATGGAGTTATGTTTAGCCTATGACGATCAGAAGATGGATCATTTTGGGAGCAGGATTGTAGGAACTGCTCTTCAAGCATCTGGACTGTGAAAAGAAGACGCATCCTAGTGGAAGATCGAGCTATGTACAGATTTGTGAACTCTTTGCCTCGGATTATAGATGACCATTGTTTTGAAACTAAGACAAACCGAGCTATGGATTCGGTCGGAACTTTGAGGAGTATCTCTATTATGAGATCCATAGGAACAATGGAAGACTGAttgttttcatcttctttcttcgtAAGACATTGTTGATTGGTCCTGGTCGTCTCTTTCCTCTTGGCTCTTTTCATGGTTCTGTGTCTTGttcctttttgaaaaaaaattcactagTAACAACACTAATATCTTtgccaaaacaaaacaaaaccctaaTGTCTTCGAGAGACTTTGCAAATAAAACCCTCACTTTTCACGGCCATTCCAGTATCCCTTTGTATTCAAGTACTTCTTTGCAATGTGGGGTTTAATAGTTAGGAATTTGCAAAGTGAAactttttataagaaaattgtCAGTTTCGTCACAACAATCCAGAAAGTCATGCAATGGAAAATTTCAATATCTGCCTATGGTTTTGGCAGAGACTAAAATGTCCTGAAGAAGGTGAGTGTAGCCACTTTATTTTAGAATGAGTGAAATTTATTCAATCAAAGCATGAGGTACATCATGTGCATCTATTgttgattactttttttttgtcacagctATTGTTGATTACTTGATTAGCTAAAGAATCAAaagaatgaaaatataataaatggaAAATTTGCATTTTGCATGCTGTAGAAGAATCTCTTGTCCCAAAGCAAGTTCCTAACCCTTCATCAAGATGTTTTTTCCCTTTTCCTTGAACTGTcacttttattattaaaaacgaTCTTGTATATATGCTAGATCAAGTTTTCATCACAACGCTCTTGCGTATTGAGTTTTACAACTGGAGTGAGAACGATCTTGTATACTAGATTATACAGGAGCTAAGACCAATTGTTTcgcagagaaaaaaaaaacaaaaa is a window from the Raphanus sativus cultivar WK10039 unplaced genomic scaffold, ASM80110v3 Scaffold0010, whole genome shotgun sequence genome containing:
- the LOC130500672 gene encoding PITH domain-containing protein At3g04780-like, whose translation is DFIDWSGVQCLNQSSTHSLPNALKQGYREDAGLNLESDADEQLLIYIPFNQVIKLHSFAIKGPEDDGPKTVKFFSNKEHMCFSNVNDFPPSDTAELTEENLKGKPVVLKYVKFQNVRSLTIFIEDNQSGSEVTKVQKIALYGSTVETTDMKGLKKIEDH
- the LOC130500679 gene encoding auxin-responsive protein IAA16 translates to MINFEATELRLGLPGENHGGAMTVKNNGKRGFSETVDLKLNLSSTAVDSVSEVDLENMKEKVLKPPAKAQVVGWPPVRSFRKNVMSCQKPTTGDTIQAEEKTSGSSGVTSSASACATAAYVKVSMDGAPYLRKIDLKLYKTYQDLSDALSKMFSSFTIGNYGPQGMKDFMNESKLIDLLNGSDYVPTYEDKDGDWMLVGDVPWEMFVDSCKRIRIMKGSEAKGLAPRALEKCKNRS
- the LOC130500678 gene encoding uncharacterized protein LOC130500678, whose amino-acid sequence is MAPDASTALAAREKVQQFLNAAITGNLEFLKNVAKQLDEGKGLKKTVESVKDANKRGALHFAAREGQTEICRYLLEELKLDADTKDEAGDTPLVHAARQGQIDTAKYLLDHGADPNIASELGATALHHAAGTGEIELLKELLSRGVPVDSQSESGTPLIWAAGHDQKDAVQVLLQHNANPNAETEDNVTPLLSAVAAGSVACLELLVKAGAKANVFAGGATPLHIAADIGDLELINCLLKAGADPNQKDEEGNRPLEVAALRENRKIVETLFPLTTKPESVSDWSVDGVLAHTESNKEQEDKSSRKAKSGESGIKKDNLPEVSPEAKAKAAEAKARGQDAFHRKDYQMAIDAYTQAIDFDPTDHTLFSNRSICWLRLGQAEHALSDAKACRELKPDWPKACFREGAALRLLQRFDEAANAFYEGVLLSPESKELIDAFREAVDAGRKFHGKDKITDKS
- the LOC130500673 gene encoding F-box/kelch-repeat protein At3g04660-like, encoding MKRAKRKETTRTNQQCLTKKEDENNQSSIVPMDLIIEILLKVPTESIARFVLVSKQWSSIIRGKEFTNLYIARSSTRMRLLFTVQMLEEQFLQSCSQNDPSSDRHRLNITPYNHVFAYSPPIRGLICRPMDLKVLVANPSTGQLFTLPRVKTNRRGVLSFLGYDPVNDVYKVLCMTVLRVHQERGSRVVSEEHQVYTLGVGQRKWRMVECKHPHLPPTRTNLPTKGLCINGILYYYAWIQNEGALISFDLISEEFNVIKLPVDNPCIVNYTGKLAIAGGINNDGALDLWVLEDASKQEWFKVSIVVPSWRDLAGTNIGYFRFRGTLSTGELMFSTPSCVNYYFISYNPKENNAKKVVVEGIGDPYNYLEVYFDHVDSPMFLSL